The Triticum urartu cultivar G1812 unplaced genomic scaffold, Tu2.1 TuUngrouped_contig_5896, whole genome shotgun sequence DNA window CACGTCATTTAGAATTCTAATAACATACTATGAAAACTAAAAAAAATCACAATTGTTCTTATTGTTTATGTGCATATGAGGTAATCTCACCACTTCTACATAAGACGAGAGATGGATCAAATCCATTCCATTCTGTTTCTCCAGCCAAAGCACTAGCTTGCAACCAGTGTATTTTACCCAATTTGCCCCAACCAAAGTAGGAGTACTAGTGAAACAGACtgtaaaaataaaataaaaatctgaGCGAAACAGAAGCATGAAACAACCGCCCAAATCCCACAAACGGCGCCACGTCATCAATCCCGGCCAGCACCCTCCCACCTCATCCCACCCTTCTGATCTCAATCCAACGCCGCATCTCCACCGTCTCGCGGATCGACCAAGCAAAGCATCTCCCTCCCGCCCCCAAATCTCGCAGTTCCCTCCAAAATCCTCCCCATATAAACCAACCCCCGCGCCCTCAAATCCCCAATCCCATCGCAAGCATCAGACTCCCTCCAAAGCagctcctcttcttcctcccaatCACACTCCCTCGGAGAGGAGCGGCCATGTCCGGGCGCGGCAAGGGCGGCAAGGGGCTGGGAAAGGGCGGCGCCAAGCGGCACCGGAAGGTCCTCCGCGACAACATCCAgggcatcaccaagccggcgatCCGGAGGCTGGCCAGGAGGGGCGGCGTGAAGCGCATCTCCGGCCTCATCTACGAGGAGACCCGCGGCGTCCTCAAGATCTTCCTCGAGAACGTCATCCGCGACGCCGTCACCTACACCGAGCACGCCCGCCGCAAGACCGTCACCGCCATGGACGTCGTCTACGCGCTCAAGCGCCAGGGCCGCACCCTCTACGGCTTCGGAGGCTAGATGCGTGGTGTGCTGTGCTGGTGGCGGCCGTGTTTCTCTGTGTGATTGTGCCGTGGTGGATGGGATGTACTCCCTGTCGTGCGTTTGTGTTCAGTAGTCTGTAATACCATTATGCGTTCAATGAAACTGTTCTGATCCTGATTTCTGACCAAATGCTTCAGTGACGAAATCGTTTTTATAAGACATACTGATTTGATAAgttcattttcttcttctttagATTGTATAGCTGTGCAGCTAGAATTTCACACAGTTGCAATCTGATCAGTCTTTTGTCACGATTGCAATCTGGACGAGTGTTTCCGCTCAGTTACCTACAGTACTACAGTTGCCACGTTTAATTTGGGTTCAGTGGGAATGAATCCTGTTTCTTTTCTGCAGTATTGTAAGGTAGTGCACAAGGATCGGGGTTCAGGATCTAAAGATGTTGTAGTCCTGTAAATATTTCTGAATCAAGCCATGCGACACTTATAAGTCTGTAGAATGCAGAACAAATATCTGATGCTCTGCAGTCTGCACTAAGCATAGTTTTTCTTCCTAATAATCATCTCATTCCTCAGAGGAATATATTGTAGAGATTATGTTCTTTTCCTAATGACCTTGTGCCTGATAAGGATAAACAGGATGATTCTCTTTTCTCTTATTGAGAAATTGTAAGTCGCTGTCACTAATTCTCTAGAGCAGGAAATGCTTACCAGTGTATGTTTTGCCAAATTCCCAATCATCAGCCACAACATTAAAATTGGTCACTGATCATTCATTCCTGCGGGGTCGCTTGAGGCCTGTTCAGCAACCGGCCCTCTGTGATCTCATTTGATGTGCCATATCCAGCGCCACCACCATTGCTGATTAGAACCATGAAGAAGCTCTTCCCATACACTTGAGATTGCGCACCGCCTTCAGGAAGGCACTTGACGCTGTTCATAGGGAAACATGACAATTTCGGCCAACAATCTTACATCTCTTTACATATTCTTTCGACAGGCTATTACAAATCGATTTATTACCTGACCACGTGAATTTTTGCTGCTCCGTGAAACAGTGGTTCATTCTCTACATCTATTCTTTCTTTGGAAATACAGCTAATTGCTAAAGCTTTACAGTTGATGAAGTTGAAGTCTAACATAATTTAGACCCAAAACACATCAGGGTGGATATTTCTGGCATTTCCTTCCTGCAAATTCCCCTCTAAAACATAAATCTTGAGGATAGAAAGAGCACAACAACAATACATTTGTTAAACGATTTATTCATGAAAGCATCTACAAGATACATCTATTTAAGTGTGCCATGGCAGTACTTGCCAATTTACTGAATTTGAGTGGGAAGTATTACAGAATCCTAATGTGTGCATCTTGAATACTATCCTCTTTTCACCCTTTGTCAAATTATTTGTAGTTATAGCTTTGCTTTAAGTCAAATTTCTCAACATTTGACCAAGTCTATGGAACAGTGGTACTAGAACCATGACAATTAATTTGGATCAGAGGAAGTACTAATATCTACAACATCAAATATACGTAGCACGCAAATTTGATATAAGTTTTTAATAAACTTGGTCAAATTTGTCTTAGGACAGAGCTAGAACTTTAGATAATTTGGACACATGGAGTAATACTCAATGGCCAATGGTCAGCTATTAAGTAATTATTAAAATTCCCTTTTAACAGAATTTTAGCAATACAAAATCACTAACAAAATCACAAAGCACGCCAGCAATCCCCACGCACTCCTAGGGGACGCCTTCTAGAAGGCCCAGGACACTCGGCCTAACATGGCCAGGGTTTTCACCCGAGGAATTGGGGAAGGAGAAGGGATTTCGAATGCCCCCTCATAAGGGAGAACGGGGCAAGAACACCATTGTCGATGTTGACGTGAAATCGACCAGGGGTTTCC harbors:
- the LOC125529842 gene encoding histone H4, giving the protein MSGRGKGGKGLGKGGAKRHRKVLRDNIQGITKPAIRRLARRGGVKRISGLIYEETRGVLKIFLENVIRDAVTYTEHARRKTVTAMDVVYALKRQGRTLYGFGG